The genomic window GGTCCCTTAGGCGTTAAGTCGCTTCTCTTAAGCCTCAAACAGTTAGCCTTCACGGTTCCAAACTCGAGGTTCATGTTCTCCATCAGACACTTGGCAAGCTGCGCCTTGTTGCGTCCAGACCTTACACGGGCAATCGTCAAGTGAGGGCTGAACCCCTTTGGGTCTGGAGCAAACCCCAAGCTTCGAAGGAAAGGCTCCAGCTGCTCGAAGATTCCTCGAAGCTGGAGGGCTCCATCCCTAATCCCAGCCCAGATAACCCTCGGGTTCCGCTGGTTTGGAAAGGCGCCCAAACCCTGAATCTTCACAATAAAAGGTGTAAACTGAACTTTACACATCCCCTCGTAAATTCTATTCACCATTGGGGGTGTGATGTTGCCCAGAAAACGCAAGGTTATATGAATGTTCTGAGGTTCAACAAACTTCAAATCCGCGCCAGTTCCAGCCAAAATCCTCTGTACTTTCGTAATGTTTTCTAGAACACTAGAATCCTCAATGTCGAAGGCTATAAAACTCCTTATGGTTTCAGGCATCCGACATTCCCTTGCATATCCCTTTAGCCCAAAACAGCCATAAATGCTTAACCATTTTACCTGATTTACCTGAAAACCTTGAAGGCTAAATATGCCGCCAAGAATGTTAGGCTGCTCGCCAAAAACACGTATTGGAAACTAAGCTTCTCAGCCAAGAATGGACCAATCAAAGAGCCGCAGGCCCTCCCAAAGCCCTCCAGCGCATTGTAAGCTCCGACTTTCTCTCTTGGAAGAAGCTCCATTGACAATGCACTTGTGTAGACGGCAAATAAAGCATAGAGAAAACCCAACAGAAATAACACAATAGCCACAGTGAATGTTCTTAGGAGGAGAGTGTGAATAGAGGCTAACAGCCCAAGGGAAAGCAGACCTCGAAAGAGGGCAACCCGACACAGCATCATTTTCTCCGTATCAATGTTCGGATAGCCCCGCATGGTAATGAAATACCCAATGATGCCTCCAATAGAGTTCACTGCGAAAAGGGCGAAAACCAAGTTCCCAGAGTATCCAAGCCCCTTAGACAGGAATATAGCCATAGGCGTGAACAGAACGTTTGTAGCCAACGAGAAAAGCGCAAAGCCAACACAAAAGGCTTTGACGTTGTCAGCCTTAAGCTCCATCCAAGCCTCACTGGAAAGCCTCAAA from Candidatus Bathyarchaeia archaeon includes these protein-coding regions:
- the thpR gene encoding RNA 2',3'-cyclic phosphodiesterase produces the protein MPETIRSFIAFDIEDSSVLENITKVQRILAGTGADLKFVEPQNIHITLRFLGNITPPMVNRIYEGMCKVQFTPFIVKIQGLGAFPNQRNPRVIWAGIRDGALQLRGIFEQLEPFLRSLGFAPDPKGFSPHLTIARVRSGRNKAQLAKCLMENMNLEFGTVKANCLRLKRSDLTPKGPIYTTLREYCPQG